In Candidatus Sulfurimonas marisnigri, a single genomic region encodes these proteins:
- a CDS encoding efflux RND transporter periplasmic adaptor subunit has product MKRFLILLALGASLVAESITLSGTVISDNKKMITSRFMGFVTEVKVSEGDFVKKGDLLYTIDSKEIDSALTQVQLGISQAQLSLQMYQNQYTNVKLNLERHKRLLEKDMVSKFEVENLSLAEQNLANMINIAKKQVTQAEAQLAEVKNQYRYLNIKAPNDGVIVNKNIKVGEMAMPGMPAIILSDLTNLKISAEIAENDLSRIKHGTKVTVNIPSQNIKVIGTVSAIIPNSNPMTHTFQIKISFKNSYKSVYPGMYATVIIK; this is encoded by the coding sequence ATGAAGAGATTTTTAATACTTTTAGCACTGGGAGCTTCGCTTGTAGCAGAGAGCATAACACTTTCAGGAACAGTTATAAGTGATAATAAAAAGATGATAACAAGCCGTTTTATGGGCTTTGTAACAGAAGTCAAAGTTTCCGAGGGTGACTTTGTAAAAAAAGGAGACCTTCTTTATACTATTGATTCAAAAGAAATCGACTCCGCGCTTACTCAGGTTCAACTTGGTATTTCACAAGCGCAACTCTCCCTTCAAATGTATCAAAACCAATACACAAATGTAAAACTAAACCTAGAGCGTCATAAGAGACTTCTTGAAAAAGATATGGTTTCAAAGTTTGAAGTTGAGAATCTTTCACTTGCTGAACAAAATTTAGCGAATATGATAAACATAGCAAAGAAGCAAGTGACACAAGCAGAAGCACAATTAGCAGAAGTTAAAAACCAGTACAGATACCTAAATATAAAAGCGCCAAATGACGGTGTTATTGTAAATAAAAACATAAAAGTCGGTGAGATGGCTATGCCTGGTATGCCAGCTATTATACTTTCAGATTTAACTAATCTTAAAATATCTGCTGAAATAGCTGAAAATGATTTAAGCCGCATAAAGCATGGAACAAAGGTTACTGTGAACATACCATCACAAAACATAAAAGTGATAGGGACAGTAAGTGCGATTATCCCCAATTCAAACCCGATGACTCACACATTTCAGATTAAAATTTCATTTAAAAACAGTTACAAATCAGTATATCCTGGTATGTATGCTACTGTAATTATTAAATAA